Sequence from the Myxococcales bacterium genome:
CCATCGACCAATATGTCCGCTGGTACAATGAAAAACGAATCCACTCGGCGCTCGGTTACCGGACGCCGAACGAGGTCGAAGCGGCTTACCTCACCCTAAAAGC
This genomic interval carries:
- a CDS encoding transposase, with the translated sequence IDQYVRWYNEKRIHSALGYRTPNEVEAAYLTLKAA